In one window of Nocardia brasiliensis DNA:
- a CDS encoding TetR/AcrR family transcriptional regulator — MGLEAGVDRGRLPRGTHGLAPEAVAHSQRMRMYLGVLEAVAERGYAATTVGDIVARASVSRRTFYELFRGRDDCFTEAFEAAVDLVLGELDTSVQATPRSEWRVLIRRTLETYLRVLSENGVYARALHIECLVAGPIVAQQRRAMKTLLANRMHAAFRIGRTAGDIPVDVPPDIFEALIGAVDDRIRDCLDGPGAQALPDLGAHLYQITMALFGVPDWRQD; from the coding sequence ATGGGACTCGAGGCCGGCGTCGACCGCGGCCGCCTACCGCGCGGCACCCACGGCCTGGCGCCGGAGGCGGTCGCACACTCGCAACGCATGCGGATGTATCTCGGCGTGCTCGAGGCGGTGGCCGAACGCGGCTATGCTGCAACGACAGTCGGCGATATCGTGGCTCGCGCCAGCGTCTCCCGGCGCACCTTCTACGAATTGTTCCGCGGCCGCGACGACTGCTTCACCGAAGCCTTCGAGGCCGCGGTAGACCTGGTGCTCGGCGAACTCGACACCAGCGTGCAGGCCACGCCGCGCTCGGAATGGCGGGTCCTGATCCGCCGGACGCTGGAGACCTACCTGCGCGTGCTATCCGAAAACGGCGTCTACGCCCGGGCACTGCACATCGAGTGCCTGGTGGCCGGGCCGATCGTCGCGCAGCAGCGGCGGGCGATGAAAACGCTGCTCGCCAACCGCATGCACGCCGCCTTCCGGATCGGCCGCACCGCGGGCGATATCCCGGTAGACGTCCCGCCCGATATCTTCGAGGCGCTCATCGGCGCCGTGGACGACCGCATCCGCGACTGCCTGGACGGCCCTGGGGCGCAGGCGCTACCAGATCTCGGTGCACATCTGTACCAGATCACCATGGCCCTGTTCGGCGTACCGGACTGGCGCCAGGACTAG
- a CDS encoding DUF4389 domain-containing protein, which translates to MEPENPEIAAKAVDAVAPIRVRGDLDPELSRWMWLVKWILAIPHYIVLFFLHIGYIVLTIVAFFAILFTARYPKALFDFNVGVMRWTWRVEFYALSVLGTDKYPPFSLQPNAEYPADLEVDYPERLSRGLVLVKWWLLAIPHYLILAAMMTGGATFAMSDDDSWYGSTSIPLISILLIVALLGLLFTARYPQGVYDFVLGISRWSIRVQAYATLMRDEYPPFRLDQGARETR; encoded by the coding sequence ATGGAACCCGAAAATCCCGAGATTGCCGCGAAAGCGGTCGACGCGGTCGCTCCGATTCGTGTGCGCGGTGATCTGGATCCGGAACTGTCACGCTGGATGTGGTTGGTGAAATGGATTCTCGCCATTCCGCATTACATCGTGCTGTTCTTCCTGCACATCGGTTATATCGTGCTCACGATAGTCGCGTTCTTCGCGATTCTGTTCACCGCCAGGTATCCGAAGGCGCTGTTCGACTTCAATGTCGGTGTCATGCGCTGGACGTGGCGGGTGGAGTTCTACGCGCTGTCGGTGCTCGGCACCGACAAGTATCCGCCGTTCAGCCTGCAACCGAACGCGGAGTACCCGGCCGATCTCGAGGTCGACTACCCCGAGCGGCTCAGTCGTGGCCTGGTGCTGGTGAAGTGGTGGCTGCTGGCCATTCCGCACTATCTGATCCTGGCCGCGATGATGACCGGTGGCGCGACGTTCGCGATGAGCGACGACGACTCCTGGTACGGCAGCACGAGCATCCCCCTGATCAGCATCCTGCTGATCGTCGCGCTGCTCGGCTTGCTGTTCACCGCCCGGTACCCGCAAGGCGTGTACGACTTCGTCCTCGGCATCAGCCGCTGGAGCATCCGAGTGCAGGCCTACGCCACGCTGATGCGCGACGAGTACCCGCCGTTCCGGCTCGATCAGGGCGCCCGCGAAACCCGCTGA
- a CDS encoding DUF4254 domain-containing protein has translation MPTEYAGVRIGIEELPPPAELLRAFRNEPNHRKHSVLTAARELVECHERRHNALEAAHAPGVTTGRVVACGQLIEDIDEHRAELVARIDSWVAGNVEHRGGASLHTETLGAVIDRLAAKWIAAQQALRTTPQQAHRVQVDGEAHLQWCRLAELTDGYRDLITDVTEHRRRLPVW, from the coding sequence ATGCCTACCGAATACGCAGGCGTCCGTATCGGCATCGAAGAGTTGCCACCACCCGCGGAGTTGTTGCGCGCCTTCCGAAACGAGCCGAATCACCGTAAGCACAGTGTGCTCACCGCCGCCCGCGAACTCGTCGAATGCCATGAGCGACGGCACAATGCGCTCGAAGCCGCGCACGCGCCCGGGGTCACCACCGGCCGCGTGGTCGCGTGCGGTCAGCTCATCGAGGACATCGACGAGCACCGGGCCGAGCTCGTCGCGCGCATCGACAGCTGGGTGGCAGGCAACGTCGAGCACCGCGGCGGCGCCTCGCTGCACACCGAGACCCTCGGCGCGGTCATCGATCGACTGGCGGCGAAATGGATTGCGGCACAACAAGCTTTACGAACGACGCCGCAGCAGGCGCACCGCGTGCAGGTGGACGGGGAAGCCCACCTGCAATGGTGCAGGCTCGCCGAACTGACCGACGGATACCGCGACCTGATCACCGACGTCACCGAGCACCGGCGCAGGCTGCCGGTGTGGTGA
- a CDS encoding TetR family transcriptional regulator, whose amino-acid sequence MSEQSATRGERKERTRQALMDGTLALAADRGFAALSLREIARSAGIVPTAFYRHFASLDDLGATLVDDGITALRLALREVRRNPDAGLAATVRFVFAQVDPKRELFGFLTRERHGGSAALRKSIALEIQLIVRELVADLSRIRALDSWSPADLEIAADLLVATVSDGIAAYVSAPPREQELLVDRTVRQMRLIALGMGAWSPPKQR is encoded by the coding sequence ATGAGCGAGCAGTCAGCAACCCGAGGCGAGCGCAAGGAGCGCACGCGGCAAGCCCTCATGGACGGCACCCTGGCGCTGGCCGCCGACCGCGGTTTCGCCGCGCTGAGCCTGCGTGAGATCGCCCGTTCCGCGGGCATCGTGCCGACCGCCTTCTATCGGCATTTCGCCTCGCTCGACGATCTCGGCGCGACGTTGGTCGACGACGGGATCACCGCCCTTCGCCTCGCGCTGCGCGAGGTGCGCCGCAATCCCGACGCCGGCCTCGCCGCCACCGTGCGGTTCGTGTTCGCGCAGGTCGACCCGAAGCGCGAACTGTTCGGCTTCCTCACCAGGGAACGCCACGGCGGCTCGGCGGCGCTGCGCAAATCCATCGCGCTGGAGATCCAACTGATCGTGCGCGAACTCGTCGCCGACCTCTCCCGCATCCGCGCGCTGGACTCCTGGTCCCCCGCGGATCTCGAGATCGCCGCCGACCTCCTGGTCGCCACGGTCTCCGACGGCATCGCCGCCTACGTCTCGGCGCCCCCGCGCGAGCAAGAACTTCTCGTCGACCGCACCGTGCGGCAAATGCGCCTGATCGCCCTCGGCATGGGCGCCTGGTCGCCCCCGAAACAACGCTGA
- a CDS encoding ABC transporter ATP-binding protein, which produces MANSDAAEAIIDIENLTREFTLSRKDGRRWRRRRETLTAVDRMTFRIERGAAVGYIGANGAGKSTTIKMLTGILVPTAGSVRTCGLEPVRQRRELAARIGVVFGQRSQLWWDLPLRESFSILAAIHRLEPDAARKREHELVEQLEMAETLDTPVRQLSLGQRMRAEVAAALLHSPELVILDEPTIGLDVLSKQRLREFLRAERAERGTTLLLTTHDMGDIERLCGRVLVVDHGHLVYDGSLTGLAATVGARRVLVVDLAEPTPDLDDLPCAQLLESEGGGMRQRLAFDPEQTTAAQLLALVSERAEVRDLSIEEPEIEDVVRRIYESAR; this is translated from the coding sequence ATGGCGAATTCCGATGCGGCAGAGGCCATCATCGATATCGAGAACCTGACCAGAGAATTCACCCTGTCCCGCAAGGACGGTCGCCGATGGCGGCGGCGACGCGAGACCTTGACCGCGGTGGACCGCATGACTTTCCGGATCGAGCGCGGCGCCGCGGTCGGCTATATCGGCGCCAACGGCGCGGGCAAATCCACGACCATCAAAATGCTCACCGGCATCCTGGTGCCCACCGCCGGTAGCGTGCGCACCTGCGGGCTGGAACCGGTCCGGCAGCGGCGCGAACTGGCCGCCCGGATCGGCGTCGTATTCGGGCAGCGCTCCCAGCTCTGGTGGGATCTGCCACTGCGCGAATCGTTTTCGATCCTCGCGGCCATCCACCGGTTGGAGCCCGATGCCGCGCGCAAACGCGAGCACGAGCTGGTCGAGCAGTTGGAGATGGCCGAGACGCTGGACACGCCGGTACGCCAGCTCTCGCTGGGACAGCGCATGCGCGCGGAGGTGGCCGCGGCCCTGCTGCACTCCCCCGAACTGGTGATTCTGGACGAGCCGACGATCGGACTCGACGTGCTGTCGAAGCAACGCCTGCGCGAGTTCCTGCGGGCCGAGCGCGCCGAGCGCGGCACCACGCTGCTGCTCACCACCCATGACATGGGCGACATCGAAAGACTGTGCGGCCGAGTGCTCGTGGTGGATCACGGACACCTGGTCTACGACGGGTCACTGACCGGGCTGGCCGCGACGGTGGGGGCGCGCCGCGTCCTCGTCGTCGATCTGGCCGAGCCCACACCGGATCTCGACGATCTGCCGTGCGCGCAGCTGCTCGAATCCGAAGGCGGCGGCATGCGTCAGCGGCTGGCCTTCGATCCGGAACAGACCACCGCCGCACAGCTGCTCGCGCTGGTCTCCGAGCGCGCCGAGGTGCGGGACCTGTCCATCGAGGAGCCCGAAATCGAAGACGTGGTGCGGCGGATATACGAATCCGCCCGCTGA
- a CDS encoding flavin monoamine oxidase family protein: MGNGAVSRRRVLGAALASGALAAGAFATTRCAPAASVGGSSRSEWLARQLLGVEADGSDLTLTYLKTLVDTGLSAPDRPKRIVVVGAGPAGLSAASLLAAAGHRVTVLEANRNRVGGRVKTFRGVFTDPALYAEGGAMRLSSAQPLALALADRLGLRRRPFYSADVHPETATPDTPPVFYRSFTGEEWSNGPVMRYVPPAPAGRGLIRVNGTLVTRADYAADPGKVHAGFGCGLRIPSSAALDAELRKDAVVHRDSIQRQVESWTGLLDTYENHSLRDYLREQGWSKQQIDAVGTLENLTARLRHSVVFPLVDHTLIPPGATYWELAGGMATLTDALARQLGPAVLLGKRMTRLEQTEHGVRIWTTAESGDESTDGRPVGPGESFDADYAIVAIPFPAARFCAFDPPLSYAKRRAIIELQHDSATKVLLEFKSRFWEQGPAGFRGGRCVSDSPNRSTYFPSHVADSDGGVVLASYTFAEDAMRWDALTDGERIHFALAGLRDLFGRRVDAEFTGVGVTQSWARARYALGEAAMPAPGQLHEHHLAARAAEGRVHFAGDHTSLNTAWIEGALESGVRSALEVHRR, from the coding sequence ATGGGGAACGGCGCGGTGTCGCGGCGTCGAGTGCTCGGCGCCGCGCTGGCCTCGGGGGCGCTTGCCGCAGGCGCGTTCGCGACGACGCGGTGCGCGCCCGCCGCGTCGGTCGGGGGCAGCTCGCGCAGCGAATGGCTGGCCCGGCAATTGCTCGGGGTCGAGGCCGATGGATCCGACCTCACGTTGACCTACCTGAAGACGCTCGTCGACACCGGCCTGTCCGCGCCCGACCGGCCTAAGCGGATCGTCGTCGTCGGCGCGGGCCCGGCTGGGCTGAGCGCGGCGAGCCTGCTCGCCGCGGCCGGACATCGGGTGACGGTGTTGGAGGCCAACCGAAATCGTGTCGGCGGCCGGGTCAAGACGTTCCGGGGTGTCTTCACCGATCCGGCCCTGTATGCCGAGGGCGGGGCGATGCGGCTGTCCAGCGCGCAACCGCTGGCACTGGCGCTGGCCGACCGGCTCGGCCTCCGGCGCAGGCCGTTCTACAGCGCCGATGTGCACCCCGAGACCGCGACACCTGACACCCCGCCGGTGTTCTATCGCTCCTTCACCGGCGAGGAGTGGTCCAATGGACCCGTAATGCGTTACGTGCCACCGGCTCCGGCGGGCCGCGGCCTGATCCGGGTGAACGGCACCCTCGTCACGCGCGCCGACTACGCCGCGGATCCGGGCAAGGTGCACGCGGGCTTCGGGTGCGGGCTGCGCATCCCGAGTAGCGCCGCTCTCGATGCCGAACTACGCAAAGACGCCGTGGTGCACCGTGATTCGATCCAGCGGCAGGTCGAGAGCTGGACCGGACTGCTCGACACCTACGAGAACCATTCGCTGCGTGACTATCTGCGCGAGCAGGGCTGGTCGAAGCAGCAGATCGACGCGGTCGGCACGCTGGAGAACCTGACCGCCCGGTTGCGCCACAGTGTCGTCTTTCCGCTCGTCGACCACACCCTGATCCCGCCCGGCGCCACCTACTGGGAATTGGCGGGCGGCATGGCGACGCTCACCGACGCGCTGGCCAGACAGCTCGGACCGGCCGTGCTGCTGGGGAAACGCATGACCCGGCTGGAGCAGACCGAGCACGGCGTGCGGATCTGGACCACCGCGGAGTCCGGCGACGAGAGCACCGACGGCCGCCCGGTCGGTCCGGGCGAGTCGTTCGACGCGGACTACGCGATCGTGGCGATCCCGTTCCCCGCGGCGCGATTCTGCGCGTTCGACCCGCCGCTGAGCTACGCCAAACGCAGGGCGATCATCGAACTGCAGCACGACTCGGCGACAAAAGTGTTGCTGGAGTTCAAGAGTCGATTCTGGGAGCAGGGGCCCGCCGGGTTCCGCGGCGGGCGTTGCGTCAGTGACTCTCCGAACCGGTCCACCTATTTCCCTTCCCACGTAGCCGATTCCGACGGCGGTGTGGTGCTGGCGTCCTACACCTTCGCCGAGGATGCGATGCGCTGGGACGCGCTCACCGATGGTGAGCGCATCCACTTCGCCCTGGCCGGGCTGCGTGACCTGTTCGGCCGCCGCGTCGATGCCGAATTCACCGGTGTCGGTGTGACCCAGAGCTGGGCGCGGGCCCGCTACGCGCTCGGTGAAGCCGCCATGCCTGCACCGGGACAGCTCCACGAGCACCATCTCGCCGCTCGCGCGGCCGAGGGCCGCGTGCATTTCGCCGGCGACCACACCAGCCTCAACACCGCGTGGATCGAGGGCGCCTTGGAGAGCGGGGTGCGCAGTGCACTGGAGGTGCACCGGCGTTGA
- a CDS encoding CocE/NonD family hydrolase — translation MRTVRRVAARAGVMVVAAAMTALWVVPSTAVAETPPDGGELAQAWLAAHDGPPKYPGPVHIDFDVPVTMSDGTVLKANIYRPVDAAGRIVDEPLPTIVNLTPYTKFVSLLADLALNIPVLSDALIELVNRFDFGGTPFDSITDLTRALSGGAARTFGADRKLVQQGYTYIVADVRGTGYSHGDWKFFQSRETQDTLEMIDWASKQPWSDGNIGMSGISYSGINQFKAAEQNPPALKAIFPVEGSTDTLTDVAFPGGGLGLFGPLYIAAVDLISNFPDPVGIALGHLDLKWLMDRIQTPLEFFDYILMALSLTVDSVPEPLKQQLLPGSPLRSAFTDSHPEQIRVPAFVYGGWHDIFAASSARSFDDIPLPPEKKKLIMGDTYHFNPGSGLGNPGRPPRLDVLQMAWFDKWLKGIDNGIDQYGPVALWQQGGGWTTTSSFPRPGLDHQRMYLSPVRSGTANSVYDGSLTAQTPRDAARLTVSPVTGITSLCSRDAAVESAGVISLANFCGRDDRIHESGGLTFTGAAVTEPTELSGPITVHLNTMYDNIEGYWAVSVNDVAPDGQSTVLASGQLAASLRAVDEEKSEKDADGDYTRTVYKLTLADRQTLVPGQPTTLDVAVNPVDAVLAPGHRLRVNVFASNFPRGFLPPPLLFDGGIGNALAPQHLVLDPAAPSFVNVPTSRPLG, via the coding sequence ATGAGGACAGTTCGCCGTGTCGCAGCACGGGCCGGGGTCATGGTGGTCGCGGCCGCCATGACCGCGCTATGGGTCGTGCCGAGCACGGCCGTCGCCGAGACGCCGCCCGACGGCGGTGAACTCGCGCAGGCCTGGCTCGCCGCGCACGACGGCCCGCCGAAATATCCCGGACCGGTGCACATCGACTTCGACGTGCCGGTCACCATGAGCGACGGGACGGTGCTGAAGGCGAACATCTATCGTCCGGTGGACGCGGCGGGCCGGATCGTGGACGAACCGCTGCCGACCATCGTCAACCTGACCCCGTACACGAAGTTCGTCTCGCTGCTCGCCGATCTCGCGCTGAACATCCCGGTGCTCTCCGATGCGCTGATCGAGCTGGTGAATCGCTTCGACTTCGGTGGCACGCCGTTCGACTCGATCACCGATCTCACCAGGGCGCTCAGTGGCGGCGCCGCACGGACTTTCGGCGCGGATCGAAAACTGGTGCAGCAGGGCTACACCTACATCGTCGCCGACGTGCGCGGGACCGGGTACTCCCACGGTGACTGGAAGTTCTTCCAGAGCCGGGAAACTCAGGACACCTTGGAAATGATCGACTGGGCGAGCAAGCAGCCGTGGTCGGACGGCAATATCGGTATGTCGGGTATCTCGTACTCCGGTATCAACCAGTTCAAGGCAGCCGAGCAGAACCCGCCCGCGCTCAAGGCCATATTCCCGGTAGAGGGCAGCACCGATACGCTCACCGATGTGGCTTTCCCCGGCGGGGGACTGGGCTTGTTCGGTCCGCTCTACATCGCGGCGGTCGATCTGATCTCGAATTTCCCGGACCCGGTCGGTATTGCGCTCGGTCACCTCGACCTGAAATGGCTGATGGATCGGATCCAGACGCCGCTGGAATTCTTCGACTACATCCTGATGGCGTTGTCGCTCACCGTGGACTCGGTGCCGGAACCGCTGAAACAGCAGCTGTTGCCCGGCAGCCCGCTGCGGTCGGCGTTCACCGACAGTCATCCGGAACAGATTCGGGTGCCGGCCTTTGTCTATGGCGGCTGGCACGACATCTTCGCCGCGTCCAGCGCACGGTCGTTCGACGATATTCCGTTGCCGCCGGAGAAGAAGAAACTGATCATGGGCGACACCTATCACTTCAACCCGGGTTCGGGCCTCGGCAACCCGGGGCGGCCGCCGCGTCTGGACGTGTTGCAGATGGCGTGGTTCGACAAGTGGCTCAAGGGAATCGACAACGGGATCGACCAGTACGGGCCGGTCGCACTGTGGCAGCAGGGCGGCGGCTGGACCACTACCTCCTCGTTCCCGCGCCCCGGCCTGGATCACCAGCGGATGTACCTCTCGCCGGTCCGTAGCGGCACCGCCAACAGTGTCTACGACGGTTCGCTGACCGCGCAGACGCCCCGGGACGCCGCACGATTGACGGTGTCGCCGGTCACCGGGATCACCTCGCTGTGCTCGCGCGACGCGGCGGTCGAGTCCGCGGGCGTCATCAGCCTGGCCAACTTCTGCGGCCGCGACGACCGCATCCACGAGTCGGGCGGGCTCACCTTCACCGGGGCTGCGGTGACCGAGCCGACCGAGCTGTCCGGACCGATCACGGTGCACCTCAACACGATGTACGACAACATCGAGGGCTACTGGGCCGTCAGCGTGAACGATGTTGCGCCGGACGGACAATCGACCGTGCTGGCCAGCGGGCAGCTCGCGGCGTCGCTGCGTGCGGTCGACGAGGAAAAGAGCGAAAAGGACGCGGACGGCGACTACACCCGCACGGTCTACAAGCTGACTCTCGCCGATCGGCAGACGCTGGTGCCGGGGCAGCCGACCACACTCGATGTCGCGGTCAATCCGGTCGATGCCGTGCTCGCGCCGGGACATCGATTGCGCGTCAACGTCTTCGCGAGCAACTTCCCGCGCGGCTTCCTGCCGCCGCCGCTGCTGTTCGACGGTGGCATCGGCAACGCGCTGGCACCGCAGCATCTGGTGCTCGATCCCGCCGCGCCCAGCTTTGTGAACGTGCCGACGAGCAGGCCGCTGGGCTGA
- a CDS encoding fatty acid desaturase family protein, whose product MTILTETEDGPLVLSPDQVEELGRALDELRAKVVADLGERDREYLYSIIKAQRGFEIAGRGLMYLGFLPPFWLAAVAALSVSKILDNMEIGHNVMHGQYDWMREPGVNSRVFEWDTVCPADQWKHSHNYLHHTYTNIHNKDRDIGYSILRMDEAQSWNVLRLGQPLYAFALMVLFEWGVMGHDLEVENIVAGKRKWSDIKKLVKGQWRKAGKQVLKDYVIFPALSGPLFFSTLAGNVTANLVRNLWAFSIIFCGHFPTGVQTFTEEETADETRGEWYVRQMLGSANITGSKLFHIMSGNLSHQIEHHLFPDLPAARYPEMAPEVRALCEKYGLPYNTGPLGKQIGSVWLKIFKLALPPGLVKSEPSPGVIVMRQRKASEVGV is encoded by the coding sequence ATGACCATCCTCACCGAAACCGAAGACGGACCCCTGGTACTGAGCCCCGATCAGGTCGAAGAGCTCGGCCGGGCGCTGGACGAACTGCGCGCCAAGGTCGTCGCCGATCTGGGCGAGCGTGACCGCGAATACCTGTACTCGATCATCAAGGCGCAGCGTGGTTTCGAGATCGCAGGCCGCGGCCTGATGTATCTCGGCTTCCTGCCGCCGTTCTGGCTGGCCGCCGTCGCCGCGCTGAGTGTGTCGAAGATCCTGGACAACATGGAGATCGGCCACAACGTCATGCACGGCCAGTACGACTGGATGCGTGAGCCCGGCGTGAATTCCCGTGTCTTCGAATGGGATACCGTCTGCCCGGCGGACCAGTGGAAGCATTCGCACAACTACCTGCACCACACCTACACCAACATCCACAACAAAGACCGCGACATCGGCTACAGCATCCTGCGGATGGACGAGGCCCAGTCGTGGAACGTGCTGCGCCTGGGACAGCCGCTGTACGCCTTCGCGCTGATGGTGCTGTTCGAGTGGGGCGTGATGGGGCACGACCTCGAGGTCGAGAACATCGTCGCGGGCAAGCGGAAGTGGTCCGACATCAAGAAATTGGTGAAGGGGCAGTGGCGCAAGGCCGGCAAGCAGGTGCTCAAGGACTACGTGATCTTCCCGGCGCTGAGCGGCCCGCTGTTCTTCAGCACGCTCGCGGGCAACGTGACCGCCAACCTGGTGCGCAACCTGTGGGCCTTCTCGATCATCTTCTGCGGCCATTTCCCTACCGGCGTACAGACGTTCACCGAGGAGGAGACCGCCGACGAGACCCGCGGCGAGTGGTACGTGCGGCAGATGCTCGGCTCGGCCAACATCACCGGCAGCAAACTGTTCCACATCATGTCCGGCAACCTGTCGCACCAGATCGAACATCACCTGTTCCCGGACCTGCCCGCCGCGCGCTATCCGGAGATGGCGCCGGAGGTCCGGGCACTGTGTGAAAAGTACGGATTGCCGTACAACACCGGCCCGCTCGGTAAGCAGATCGGTTCGGTGTGGCTGAAAATTTTCAAGCTCGCACTGCCGCCCGGCTTGGTCAAGAGCGAGCCTTCTCCCGGTGTTATCGTGATGCGTCAGCGAAAGGCAAGCGAAGTGGGCGTGTGA
- a CDS encoding nitroreductase family deazaflavin-dependent oxidoreductase: protein MTQKDRGPRFFPAWFGRWQSRYLNPLALRLAPHLTTFAVIEHRGRKSGKHYRTPVSTFSIDGKLGVVLGHGTTDWARNVLAAGGAEVRRGGAAIRLTNPRIVDSAAIPRLPLAPRLEIGLVAATTGKRLQLFVADIAAN, encoded by the coding sequence ATGACGCAGAAAGATCGTGGGCCGCGGTTCTTTCCAGCCTGGTTCGGTCGCTGGCAGAGCCGGTACCTGAACCCGCTCGCACTGCGCCTAGCGCCGCACCTGACAACGTTCGCGGTGATCGAGCATCGGGGACGCAAGTCGGGCAAGCACTACCGGACGCCGGTCAGCACGTTCAGCATCGACGGCAAACTGGGCGTGGTGCTCGGACACGGCACCACCGACTGGGCGCGCAACGTGCTCGCGGCGGGCGGCGCCGAGGTGCGCCGCGGCGGCGCGGCCATCCGGCTCACCAACCCGCGCATCGTCGACAGCGCGGCAATACCGAGACTGCCGCTCGCGCCCCGCCTGGAGATCGGCCTCGTCGCGGCGACCACCGGCAAGCGGCTCCAGCTGTTCGTCGCCGATATCGCGGCGAACTGA
- a CDS encoding ferredoxin reductase, whose protein sequence is MVDLINLVQTLTTPHPLDRYLELVRPTLTAREMRAEIVDVDRSVPGSVTLTLRPTRQWRGHVAGQYVQIGVVINGVRHTRCYSPVGPASGRDKQLQLTIKAHPEGLVSQYLHRNARPGLVVDLEPAAGTFRLPDRRPDRVLLISGGSGITPVLSMLRTLAAEDYPGEVVFLHYAKSPEVVPHRAELDAIAQRHKNFRIELRYPWRSDTSNVNRKAPWVDVATAAASGYFDYDELERVAPWFADAETFVCGPQSLMDAVCKIYQAEQLDQRLHSEEFTISLAPVDAEDAYGTVSFTATGVTADNSGATLLEQAEAAGLTPEYGCRMGICFSCTAVRRSGCTRNLRTGETDSDPDQPIQLCINAPVGDVAIDI, encoded by the coding sequence ATGGTGGATCTCATCAATCTGGTGCAGACCCTGACCACGCCCCATCCGCTGGACCGATACCTGGAACTGGTGCGTCCCACGCTGACCGCGCGGGAGATGCGCGCCGAGATCGTCGACGTCGACCGGTCGGTGCCGGGTTCGGTGACGCTGACCCTGCGCCCGACCCGCCAGTGGCGGGGTCATGTCGCGGGCCAGTACGTGCAGATCGGCGTCGTGATCAACGGCGTCCGGCACACCCGCTGCTATTCGCCGGTCGGCCCGGCGAGCGGGCGGGACAAGCAGCTGCAACTCACCATCAAGGCCCACCCGGAGGGGCTGGTGTCGCAGTACCTGCACCGCAACGCGCGGCCGGGACTGGTGGTCGACCTGGAGCCCGCCGCGGGGACGTTCCGGCTGCCCGACCGGCGGCCCGACCGAGTGCTGCTGATCAGCGGCGGCAGCGGGATCACGCCCGTGCTGTCGATGCTGCGTACTCTGGCCGCCGAGGACTATCCGGGCGAGGTCGTGTTCCTGCACTACGCGAAATCGCCCGAGGTGGTGCCGCATCGCGCCGAACTCGACGCGATCGCGCAGCGGCACAAGAACTTCCGCATCGAACTGCGGTATCCGTGGCGGTCCGACACGAGCAATGTCAACCGTAAGGCGCCGTGGGTCGACGTGGCTACCGCGGCCGCCAGCGGGTATTTCGACTACGACGAACTGGAGCGGGTGGCGCCGTGGTTCGCCGACGCGGAAACCTTTGTCTGCGGCCCGCAGTCGCTGATGGACGCGGTGTGCAAGATCTACCAGGCCGAGCAGCTCGACCAGCGGCTGCACAGTGAGGAATTCACGATCTCCCTCGCTCCGGTCGACGCCGAAGATGCCTACGGCACAGTGAGTTTCACCGCCACCGGCGTCACCGCGGACAACAGCGGCGCCACCCTGCTGGAACAGGCCGAAGCGGCGGGACTCACCCCCGAATACGGCTGCCGGATGGGAATCTGCTTCTCCTGCACGGCCGTTCGCCGTTCCGGTTGCACCCGCAACCTGCGCACCGGCGAGACCGACAGTGACCCGGATCAGCCCATCCAGCTCTGCATCAACGCCCCTGTGGGCGACGTCGCGATCGACATCTGA